GCGCATGCCGCAAGCCAAGCTCCCATTCGAAGAAAGGGCTATCCTAACGGATAGCCCTTTTTTTATGCGTGTAAGAAAGTGAAGCTAGGCAGGTTCTAAATCTGCATTACTCATTGTATGAAAACAAAGATACTTACTGCTTACCTTTCATTTTCAGATAATGTTCAAGTTCTGTTTTGGTGAGTGCCCCATCCCCATCTTTATCCATTTTAGTGAAGTTTCCGTCTATATTGACTTTTGATACTTCAGCAGATGACAATGTACCATTTTCATTTAAGTCCGCTTTTTCAAAATTAACAACAACTGCTGATACCATGGCACTGTTTTCTACGTCATCTACCTTTTCTACGCTAACGGCGTCTTCTACACTATTTTCGTCAACTGTCGCGATAACATCCTCACTGAACTTGCTGGTGTTTGCTTTTACGTATTCGTTAAATTCAGAAAGGTTTATAGCAGAGTCACCGTTTGTGTCTATATTTTCTAGATAAGGCGCTAATGATGTTCCTTCCAATTCACTTGATGTGAGTAATTCGTCACCATCAGAATCTAAACCTGTAAAACTAGTTTCTATCTTACCGTTGGACGAGGCCATTACCGAACTCGTAATTAGTGTGCTCATTAACATAGAAAGTGAAAGCTTTTTCATAATAAACTCCATTTACTTTAGTGCGTTCTGCTTAGAAAGAGACAAAACGTTTCAGTGTAACAAGTAAAGATTCATATTTTATGCCACCACCTAACTTTCTGATTTTTTGACTAATAACAGAAAGAAGTCGACGGGCACTGGTTAAGAACTCTGCAGTGTGTGAAATATATACAGGGGGCGTTCACCTCAACCAATCCCTCTAAACCGCTTTTAATTAACATCAGCTTCACCTACCATTAGCGCATTATTATTCTTCTATAAAGTGCTATGCCCTCATTACAGCAATATCATACTTTTTCCTTAGCTTCGAATTGCGCATCTATCGTCGAATTCGACTCTGTAGATTCATTTTTACAAGCCTACAATCCAGAAGTTAA
The nucleotide sequence above comes from Alteromonas naphthalenivorans. Encoded proteins:
- a CDS encoding EF-hand domain-containing protein, which gives rise to MKKLSLSMLMSTLITSSVMASSNGKIETSFTGLDSDGDELLTSSELEGTSLAPYLENIDTNGDSAINLSEFNEYVKANTSKFSEDVIATVDENSVEDAVSVEKVDDVENSAMVSAVVVNFEKADLNENGTLSSAEVSKVNIDGNFTKMDKDGDGALTKTELEHYLKMKGKQ